The proteins below come from a single Streptomyces sp. M92 genomic window:
- a CDS encoding small secreted hydrophilic protein, which yields MVFSRRMAALAAVVLIPLGIAATSFALTDSPQEPKVPAKVELESGSPAPTPTSSSPEPTPSDQVVTRPPVTDSPADDDDDDDRGQSTGDDSGADGPGDDGPGDDG from the coding sequence ATGGTCTTCTCACGCCGGATGGCGGCCCTCGCGGCCGTCGTCCTGATCCCGCTCGGCATCGCCGCGACGAGCTTCGCCCTCACCGACAGCCCACAGGAACCGAAGGTCCCGGCCAAGGTGGAGCTGGAGAGCGGCTCCCCCGCCCCGACGCCCACCTCCTCCTCACCCGAGCCGACGCCCAGTGACCAGGTGGTGACCCGGCCGCCGGTGACCGACAGCCCCGCGGATGACGACGATGACGACGACCGAGGCCAGTCAACCGGGGACGACTCGGGCGCCGACGGACCCGGCGACGACGGACCCGGCGACGACGGCTGA
- a CDS encoding sensor histidine kinase yields MTTTEASQPGTTRAPTDPATTDPATTADHERRRISARVRILLWLLLVMAVALASVATTTRSILLHDTDQRINGLLAQEAGEFANFEEQGFDPETGLPFTDPERLLKVFLQRQYADLDEELIGLVGKVGDRPAKFFQQREIPVALPLHKDGDALRDIYASPDSTGTLHRPEGEVRWAKVTVARYGGEPAAAFVVAFHPGREQERADEVFRVLLAISGVALLMTTGIAWVVAGRILKPVRLVRTTAAQLTEQDLTRRIPVHGNDDVAALAETFNAMLDRLERAFAAQRRFVDDAGHELRTPITIVRGHLELMGDDPAEREETVRLVTDELDRMSRIVEDLLLLAKTERPDFVTPEPVQLAELTADVYVKARTLGDRDWVLDQVADREARLDPQRITQAMVQLAQNAVQHTTTGQTIRIGSRADGSRVELYVADSGPGVQAQDAEVIFERFRRGTARRGVRGTGAGLGLSIVKAIAEGHGGRVGLRTTEGGGATFVLTLD; encoded by the coding sequence ATGACGACGACCGAGGCCAGTCAACCGGGGACGACTCGGGCGCCGACGGACCCGGCGACGACGGACCCGGCGACGACGGCTGACCATGAGCGCCGCCGGATCTCGGCCCGCGTCCGCATCCTGCTGTGGCTGCTGCTCGTGATGGCGGTCGCCCTCGCCTCGGTGGCCACGACCACCCGCTCGATCCTGCTGCACGACACCGACCAGCGGATCAACGGGCTGCTCGCGCAGGAGGCCGGGGAGTTCGCCAACTTCGAGGAGCAGGGCTTCGACCCGGAGACCGGCCTGCCGTTCACCGACCCGGAGCGGCTGCTCAAGGTCTTCCTGCAACGGCAGTACGCCGACCTGGACGAGGAACTGATCGGCCTGGTGGGCAAGGTGGGCGACCGGCCGGCCAAGTTCTTCCAGCAGCGCGAGATCCCGGTCGCCCTGCCCCTGCACAAGGACGGCGACGCCCTGCGCGACATCTACGCCTCACCCGACTCCACCGGCACCCTGCACCGGCCCGAGGGCGAGGTCCGCTGGGCCAAGGTCACCGTCGCCCGGTACGGCGGCGAACCGGCGGCGGCGTTCGTGGTGGCCTTCCACCCGGGGCGGGAGCAGGAGCGCGCCGACGAGGTGTTCCGCGTGCTGCTCGCCATCTCGGGCGTCGCCCTGCTGATGACGACGGGCATCGCCTGGGTCGTCGCGGGCCGCATCCTCAAGCCGGTGCGGCTGGTGCGCACGACCGCCGCGCAGCTCACCGAGCAGGACCTGACCCGGCGCATCCCGGTGCACGGCAACGACGACGTGGCCGCGCTCGCCGAGACGTTCAACGCCATGCTCGACCGGCTGGAGCGCGCCTTCGCCGCCCAGCGCCGGTTCGTCGACGACGCGGGCCACGAGCTGCGCACCCCGATCACCATCGTGCGCGGCCACCTGGAACTGATGGGCGACGACCCGGCGGAACGGGAGGAGACCGTCCGCCTGGTCACCGACGAACTGGACCGGATGAGCCGCATCGTCGAGGACCTGCTGCTGCTCGCCAAGACCGAACGCCCCGACTTCGTCACCCCCGAGCCGGTGCAGCTCGCCGAACTCACCGCCGACGTCTACGTCAAGGCACGCACCCTCGGCGACCGGGACTGGGTGCTGGACCAGGTCGCCGACCGCGAGGCCCGCCTCGACCCCCAGCGCATCACGCAGGCCATGGTGCAGCTCGCCCAGAACGCCGTGCAGCACACCACCACCGGCCAGACCATCCGCATCGGCTCCCGCGCCGACGGCTCCCGCGTCGAGCTGTACGTCGCCGACTCCGGCCCCGGGGTGCAGGCGCAGGACGCCGAGGTGATCTTCGAGCGCTTCCGGCGCGGCACGGCCCGGCGCGGGGTGCGCGGGACCGGCGCCGGGCTCGGGCTGTCGATCGTGAAGGCGATCGCCGAGGGCCACGGCGGCCGGGTCGGCCTGCGCACCACCGAGGGCGGCGGCGCCACCTTCGTACTCACACTGGACTGA
- a CDS encoding response regulator transcription factor yields MNRILIVEDEERIASFVEKGLRANGFTTTAVTDGDAAYEYALTGGFDLVVLDIGLPGRDGFTVLRELRESRVTTPVIVLTARDSVRDTVAGLEGGADDWMTKPFRFEELLARVRLRLRTAARAPEVTVLKSGALSLDLRTRRARAGERTVDLTAREFVLLELFLRHPGQVLSREQILSHVWGYDFDPGSNIVDVYVRALRKKLGAQQVETVRGMGYRLPAW; encoded by the coding sequence ATGAACCGCATCCTCATCGTCGAGGACGAGGAGCGCATCGCCTCCTTCGTCGAGAAGGGCCTGCGCGCCAACGGCTTCACCACCACCGCCGTCACCGACGGCGACGCCGCCTACGAGTACGCCCTCACCGGCGGCTTCGACCTGGTCGTCCTGGACATCGGGCTGCCCGGCCGGGACGGCTTCACGGTCCTGCGCGAGCTGCGCGAGTCCCGGGTGACGACCCCCGTGATCGTGCTGACCGCCCGGGACTCCGTACGGGACACGGTGGCCGGTCTGGAGGGCGGCGCCGACGACTGGATGACCAAACCGTTCCGCTTCGAGGAACTGCTCGCCCGGGTGCGGCTGCGGCTGCGTACGGCGGCCAGGGCGCCCGAGGTGACGGTGCTGAAGTCGGGGGCGCTCAGCCTGGACCTGCGCACCCGCCGGGCCCGCGCCGGGGAGCGCACCGTCGACCTGACGGCACGTGAGTTCGTGCTGCTGGAGCTGTTCCTGCGCCACCCGGGGCAGGTACTGTCCCGCGAGCAGATCCTGTCGCACGTGTGGGGCTACGACTTCGACCCCGGTTCGAACATCGTGGACGTGTACGTGCGGGCGCTGCGCAAGAAGCTCGGGGCGCAGCAGGTCGAGACCGTGCGCGGGATGGGATACCGGCTGCCGGCCTGGTGA
- a CDS encoding SLC13 family permease — MTLNLRLAAALCVALSLCALLAVPGNFPALGGDARLTLAVFALATCAWIGTPIDDTYIALGAGLALTATGVISSDTLFGTLGDDTVWLLICAFVLAAAVARTGLAGRAAAFLVGGARSVRQLTHLTTAALVVTAFAVPATSGRAALALPVFLALAKALADRRRLVVMLALLFPTVILLSAVATLIGAGAHLITVSVLWEATGDRIGFTQWLLLGLPLAVASSHLAAETVLLTTTRRADRKGPVHITAEEIQRHAEDPVTGPWTQAEKRCALLLATVVALWCSEPLHHVPPAVVALIGAVVASSPALGTVRLKDALKTVPWSLLLFMAATMAMGVALADSGAAKWLVSGLPADVAPAVFLGVVVAVSTAAHLVLQSRSARSSVLVPLVIAAAVGAGVNPVAAALASTAAAGFCHTLPASAKPVTLFSDIPGTPTYTPRDLLRLSAVLAPLTAALVLFFAAAVWPLLGVPVTR; from the coding sequence GTGACGTTGAACCTCCGCCTCGCGGCGGCCCTCTGCGTGGCGCTGTCCCTGTGCGCGCTGCTGGCGGTACCCGGCAACTTCCCGGCCCTCGGCGGCGACGCGCGCCTCACCCTCGCCGTGTTCGCGCTGGCCACCTGCGCCTGGATCGGCACGCCGATCGACGACACGTACATCGCGCTGGGCGCCGGACTGGCGCTGACGGCGACCGGCGTGATCAGCAGCGACACCCTCTTCGGCACCCTCGGCGACGACACGGTGTGGCTGCTGATCTGCGCCTTCGTGCTGGCGGCGGCGGTGGCCCGGACCGGGCTCGCCGGGCGGGCGGCGGCCTTCCTGGTCGGCGGGGCGCGCAGCGTACGGCAGTTGACGCACCTGACGACGGCCGCGCTGGTCGTCACCGCGTTCGCGGTGCCGGCCACGTCGGGGCGGGCGGCGCTCGCGCTGCCGGTGTTCCTCGCCCTCGCCAAGGCCCTCGCGGACCGCAGGCGGCTGGTGGTGATGCTGGCGCTGCTGTTCCCGACGGTGATCCTGCTGTCGGCGGTGGCGACCCTGATCGGCGCGGGCGCGCACCTGATCACCGTGTCGGTGCTGTGGGAGGCGACCGGGGACCGGATCGGCTTCACCCAGTGGCTGCTGCTCGGGCTGCCGCTGGCGGTGGCCTCCTCCCATCTGGCCGCCGAGACCGTGCTGCTGACGACCACTCGGCGGGCGGACCGCAAGGGCCCGGTGCACATCACGGCGGAGGAGATACAGCGGCACGCCGAGGACCCGGTCACCGGTCCCTGGACCCAGGCGGAGAAGCGCTGCGCCCTGCTGCTGGCCACGGTGGTGGCGCTGTGGTGCAGCGAGCCCCTGCATCACGTGCCGCCCGCGGTGGTGGCGCTGATCGGCGCCGTCGTCGCCTCCTCCCCCGCGCTGGGCACCGTACGTCTCAAGGACGCGCTGAAGACCGTGCCGTGGTCGCTGCTGCTGTTCATGGCAGCGACCATGGCGATGGGCGTCGCGCTCGCCGACTCCGGGGCGGCGAAGTGGCTGGTGTCCGGGCTGCCCGCGGACGTGGCGCCGGCCGTCTTCCTCGGGGTCGTGGTCGCGGTGAGCACGGCGGCCCACCTGGTCCTCCAGTCCCGCTCGGCCCGCTCCTCGGTCCTGGTGCCACTGGTGATCGCCGCGGCCGTGGGCGCGGGCGTCAACCCGGTCGCCGCCGCGCTCGCCTCCACCGCCGCGGCCGGCTTCTGCCACACGCTCCCGGCCTCCGCCAAGCCGGTCACGCTCTTCTCCGACATCCCCGGCACCCCCACCTACACCCCGCGCGACCTGCTGCGGCTGTCCGCCGTCCTGGCACCGCTGACCGCCGCGCTCGTGCTGTTCTTCGCCGCCGCCGTCTGGCCGCTGCTCGGCGTACCCGTGACCCGTTAA
- a CDS encoding glycerate kinase: MLNRVAVAPSGFKESLSAQAAADAIAAGVRRVLPDAEIDRIPLVDGGEGTACALAAATGGRLVALAATGPVGEPVGTHFALLGGRDTAVVEMAAVAGLSLVPRALRDPGATTTYGVGELIRAALDTGVRRVLVGCGDSGTSDGGAGALQALGARLLDADGFELPRGGRELVRLARIDPAGLDPRLKDTELLVACNPFNVLCGERGVARVFGPQKGATPAQVEELSAGLENWARVLTRDLGVIGADLRTGPGTGASGGLGAGLAAVGARLLPRFDVLLDHLDLDARLARADLVLTAEGALDHQTPRGKVPAEVARRAKLHGRPVLALAGTLGEGAHEVPGVDAFHGIMPAPMALADALVRAAELLTDATERALRMVLLGSRLPGRAAQTAEVPAPVSAADLSGTQRPSSVR, from the coding sequence ATCCTGAACCGGGTCGCCGTGGCGCCCAGCGGCTTCAAGGAGTCCCTGTCCGCCCAGGCCGCCGCCGACGCGATCGCGGCGGGCGTCCGCCGGGTGCTGCCGGACGCCGAGATCGACCGCATCCCGCTCGTCGACGGCGGCGAGGGCACCGCCTGCGCGCTGGCCGCCGCGACCGGCGGACGGCTGGTCGCGCTGGCCGCCACCGGCCCGGTCGGCGAGCCCGTCGGCACCCACTTCGCGCTGCTCGGCGGCCGGGACACGGCGGTGGTGGAGATGGCGGCCGTCGCGGGCCTGTCGCTGGTCCCCCGCGCCCTGCGCGATCCGGGCGCCACCACCACGTACGGCGTCGGCGAGCTGATCCGCGCCGCGCTCGACACCGGGGTGCGGCGGGTCCTGGTCGGCTGCGGCGACTCGGGCACGTCCGACGGGGGCGCGGGGGCGCTCCAGGCGCTCGGGGCGCGGCTGCTGGACGCGGACGGCTTCGAACTCCCCCGCGGCGGACGGGAACTGGTCCGCCTCGCCCGCATCGACCCGGCGGGCCTGGACCCCCGGCTGAAGGACACCGAGCTGCTGGTCGCCTGCAACCCCTTCAACGTGCTGTGCGGGGAGCGCGGGGTGGCGCGGGTGTTCGGTCCGCAGAAGGGGGCGACGCCCGCGCAGGTCGAGGAGTTGTCGGCGGGACTGGAGAACTGGGCGCGCGTCCTCACCCGCGACCTGGGCGTCATCGGCGCCGACCTGCGCACGGGCCCCGGCACCGGCGCCTCCGGCGGGCTGGGCGCGGGGCTGGCCGCCGTCGGGGCCCGGCTGCTGCCCCGCTTCGACGTCCTCCTCGACCACCTCGACCTGGACGCGCGGCTGGCCCGTGCCGACCTCGTGCTCACCGCCGAGGGCGCCCTCGACCACCAGACGCCGCGCGGCAAGGTCCCGGCCGAGGTGGCCCGGCGCGCCAAGCTGCACGGGCGTCCCGTCCTGGCGCTGGCCGGCACGCTGGGCGAGGGCGCGCACGAGGTGCCCGGGGTGGACGCCTTCCACGGCATCATGCCGGCGCCGATGGCGCTGGCGGACGCGCTGGTGCGCGCGGCCGAGCTGCTCACCGACGCCACCGAGCGGGCGCTGCGGATGGTCCTGCTCGGCTCGCGGCTGCCGGGCCGGGCGGCTCAGACCGCGGAGGTCCCGGCGCCGGTGTCCGCGGCGGACCTGTCGGGCACGCAACGGCCGTCCTCCGTGCGGTAG
- a CDS encoding aminotransferase class V-fold PLP-dependent enzyme, producing the protein MSVPTAVATPLPVLGRDVTVPLVTGGEVTYAALDYAASAPALQRVWDDVAAYAPYYGSVHRGAGYLSQLSTDLFENARRTVAEFLGCRDTDQVVFTRSTTDSLNLLAAALPAGCRVFVFETEHHASLLPWRDTDVTYLDAPRTPAQAVETLERALAAREPYGPALVCVTGASNVTGELWPVRELAAAAHAHGARIVLDAAQLAPHHPVSVSDLDVDWVAFSGHKLYAPFGSGVLAGRADWLREAEPYLAGGGASRSVSRRADGGVDVRWHDSAARHEAGSPNVIGAYAIASACKALTEAGFDTLVAREEYLIGKVREGLAEVPEVRVLSLFGDDAPRVGVLSFVVDGWNSSHFAAALSAEYGIGVRDGLFCAHPLVRTLLGSDPETQGECGAPEAAPGEKSLNAIRVSFGAGTPDEHVERFVDAVRELVSDGARWNYRTEDGRCVPDRSAADTGAGTSAV; encoded by the coding sequence ATGTCCGTACCCACCGCTGTCGCCACCCCGCTGCCCGTTCTCGGCCGGGACGTCACCGTCCCGCTCGTCACCGGCGGCGAGGTCACCTACGCCGCGCTCGACTACGCCGCCAGCGCGCCCGCCCTCCAGCGGGTCTGGGACGACGTGGCGGCCTACGCGCCCTACTACGGCAGCGTGCACCGGGGGGCCGGCTACCTGTCGCAGCTGTCGACCGACCTGTTCGAGAACGCCCGCAGGACCGTCGCCGAGTTCCTCGGGTGTCGGGACACCGATCAGGTGGTCTTCACCCGGTCCACCACCGACTCCCTCAACCTGCTCGCCGCCGCGCTGCCGGCCGGCTGCCGGGTCTTCGTCTTCGAGACCGAGCACCACGCCTCGCTGCTGCCCTGGCGAGACACGGACGTGACCTACCTCGACGCGCCGCGCACCCCCGCGCAGGCCGTCGAGACCCTGGAGCGCGCCCTCGCCGCCCGCGAGCCGTACGGACCCGCCCTGGTCTGCGTCACCGGCGCCTCCAACGTCACCGGCGAGCTGTGGCCGGTGCGGGAACTGGCCGCCGCCGCGCACGCGCACGGCGCCCGGATCGTCCTGGACGCCGCCCAGCTCGCCCCGCACCACCCCGTCTCCGTGAGCGACCTGGACGTCGACTGGGTCGCCTTCTCCGGGCACAAGCTGTACGCCCCCTTCGGCTCCGGCGTGCTGGCCGGCCGCGCCGACTGGCTGCGTGAGGCGGAGCCGTACCTCGCGGGCGGCGGCGCCAGCCGCAGCGTCTCCCGGCGCGCGGACGGCGGCGTGGACGTGCGGTGGCACGACAGCGCCGCCCGGCACGAGGCGGGCTCGCCCAACGTCATCGGCGCCTACGCGATCGCCTCCGCCTGCAAGGCGCTCACCGAGGCCGGCTTCGACACGCTGGTCGCCCGCGAGGAGTACCTGATCGGGAAGGTGCGGGAGGGGCTCGCCGAGGTGCCCGAGGTGCGGGTGCTGTCCCTCTTCGGCGACGACGCCCCCCGCGTCGGCGTGCTGTCCTTCGTCGTCGACGGCTGGAACAGCTCCCACTTCGCCGCCGCGCTCTCCGCCGAGTACGGCATCGGCGTGCGCGACGGCCTCTTCTGCGCCCACCCGCTGGTGCGCACCCTGCTCGGCAGCGACCCCGAGACGCAGGGCGAGTGCGGCGCCCCCGAGGCGGCGCCCGGCGAGAAGTCCCTCAACGCCATCCGCGTCAGCTTCGGCGCCGGCACCCCGGACGAGCACGTCGAGCGGTTCGTGGACGCCGTCAGGGAGCTGGTGAGCGACGGCGCCCGCTGGAACTACCGCACGGAGGACGGCCGTTGCGTGCCCGACAGGTCCGCCGCGGACACCGGCGCCGGGACCTCCGCGGTCTGA
- the trpD gene encoding anthranilate phosphoribosyltransferase, which produces MSALTPAGGDTAAGRSWPALLNGLADGRDLTADETAWALDVIMRGEATDAQIAGFAVGLRFKGETVEEISGLVRTMYAHANVIEVPGRTVDIVGTGGDGAKTVNISTMSAIVVAGTGAKVVKHGNRAASSASGASDVLEKLGVNLELTPKRVAEVAEEAGITFCFAVKFHPALRHVAAARGQLGIRTVFNFLGPLTNPAGVKSQAIGVAHARMAPIIAGVFAERGHSSLVFRGDDGLDELTTTATSRVWVVRDGRVTEETFDPRDVGLELVPVEALRGADASYNADVARRLLAGERGPVRDAVLLNSAAALVALDPGDGPLTDQIRVGMDRAAESIDSGAARRVLERWVATTHA; this is translated from the coding sequence ATGAGCGCTTTGACCCCCGCTGGAGGCGACACCGCGGCGGGCCGCTCCTGGCCCGCCCTGCTGAACGGACTGGCGGACGGCCGGGACCTGACCGCCGACGAGACCGCCTGGGCGCTGGACGTGATCATGCGCGGCGAGGCAACCGACGCGCAGATCGCCGGCTTCGCGGTCGGCCTCAGGTTCAAGGGGGAGACCGTCGAGGAGATCTCCGGTCTCGTCCGCACCATGTACGCGCACGCCAACGTGATCGAGGTCCCGGGGCGGACGGTCGACATCGTCGGCACCGGCGGCGACGGCGCGAAGACCGTCAACATCTCCACCATGTCGGCGATCGTGGTGGCCGGCACGGGCGCCAAGGTCGTCAAGCACGGCAACCGGGCGGCCTCCTCGGCATCCGGAGCCTCCGACGTCCTGGAGAAGCTGGGTGTCAATCTGGAGCTGACGCCGAAGCGGGTGGCGGAGGTCGCCGAGGAGGCCGGCATCACCTTCTGCTTCGCCGTGAAGTTCCACCCCGCGCTGCGCCACGTGGCGGCGGCCCGCGGCCAGCTCGGCATCCGCACGGTCTTCAACTTCCTGGGCCCGCTGACCAACCCCGCGGGCGTGAAGTCCCAGGCGATCGGCGTCGCGCACGCCCGGATGGCGCCGATCATCGCCGGTGTCTTCGCCGAACGCGGCCACTCCTCCCTGGTCTTCCGCGGCGACGACGGCCTCGACGAGCTGACCACGACCGCCACCTCACGCGTCTGGGTCGTGCGCGACGGCCGGGTGACCGAGGAGACCTTCGACCCGCGGGACGTCGGCCTCGAACTGGTCCCGGTCGAGGCGCTGCGCGGCGCCGACGCCTCCTACAACGCCGACGTCGCCCGCCGCCTGCTGGCCGGCGAGAGGGGCCCCGTGCGGGACGCGGTGCTGCTGAACTCCGCGGCGGCCCTGGTGGCCCTGGACCCCGGCGACGGACCGCTCACCGACCAGATCCGGGTCGGCATGGACCGGGCCGCCGAGTCGATCGACTCGGGCGCCGCCAGGCGGGTCCTGGAGCGCTGGGTCGCCACGACCCACGCGTAG
- the qcrB gene encoding cytochrome bc1 complex cytochrome b subunit, with protein MSTAANEAPRSRGKAPAGERVADWADGRLGIYSLAKANMRKIFPDHWSFMLGEICLYSFIIIILTGVYLTLFFHPSMNEVEYHGSYVPMQGQLMSEAYKSTLDISFDVRGGLLIRQIHHWAAIIFLAGMFVHMMRVFFTGAFRKPREINWLFGFLLFVLGMFTGFTGYSLPDDLLSGTGVRFTQGAILSVPIVGTYISMFLFGGEFPGTDFVARFYSIHILLLPGIMLGLVVGHLILVFYHKHTQFAGPGKTNKNVVGMPLLPVYMAKAGGFFFLVFGVIAAIAGIASVNPIWSIGPYRPDMVSTGAQPDWYMGFAEGLVRAMPGWEINFWGHTLVLGVFIPLVIFGIFLAVIALYPFIESWVTGDKREHHILDRPRNAPTRTAFGVAWVTAYMIMLIGGGNDIVATHFHLSINAVTWFVRIGFFAGPVIAFVITKRICLGLQRRDKEKVLHGRESGIIKRLPHGEFIEVHEPLSQEQLHTLTAHEQYKPAEIGPMVDENGVQRKVKRTDKLRAKLSKSYYGPESQIPKPTVEEYKEITSGHGHH; from the coding sequence ATGAGTACTGCAGCCAACGAAGCACCCCGCTCTCGCGGGAAGGCCCCGGCCGGCGAACGCGTCGCCGACTGGGCCGACGGCCGGCTCGGGATCTACTCCCTGGCCAAGGCCAACATGCGCAAGATCTTCCCGGACCACTGGTCCTTCATGCTCGGTGAGATCTGCCTCTACAGCTTCATCATCATCATCCTCACGGGTGTGTACCTGACGCTGTTCTTCCACCCGTCGATGAACGAGGTGGAGTACCACGGCAGTTACGTCCCGATGCAGGGACAGCTGATGAGTGAGGCGTACAAGTCGACGCTCGACATCAGCTTCGACGTGCGCGGCGGTCTGCTGATCCGGCAGATCCACCACTGGGCGGCGATCATCTTCCTCGCCGGCATGTTCGTGCACATGATGCGCGTCTTCTTCACCGGCGCGTTCCGCAAGCCGCGCGAGATCAACTGGCTGTTCGGCTTCCTGCTGTTCGTCCTCGGCATGTTCACCGGCTTCACCGGTTACTCGCTCCCGGACGACCTGCTCTCCGGCACCGGTGTCCGCTTCACCCAGGGCGCGATCCTGTCCGTGCCGATCGTCGGCACGTACATCTCGATGTTCCTGTTCGGCGGGGAGTTCCCCGGGACCGACTTCGTCGCCCGGTTCTACTCGATCCACATCCTGCTGCTGCCGGGCATCATGCTCGGTCTCGTGGTCGGCCACCTGATCCTGGTCTTCTACCACAAGCACACGCAGTTCGCGGGCCCCGGCAAGACCAACAAGAACGTGGTCGGCATGCCGCTGCTGCCGGTGTACATGGCGAAGGCGGGAGGCTTCTTCTTCCTGGTCTTCGGTGTCATCGCGGCCATCGCCGGCATCGCCTCGGTCAACCCGATCTGGAGCATCGGCCCCTACCGGCCGGACATGGTGTCCACCGGCGCCCAGCCGGACTGGTACATGGGCTTCGCCGAGGGTCTGGTCCGCGCCATGCCGGGCTGGGAGATCAACTTCTGGGGCCACACACTGGTCCTGGGCGTGTTCATCCCATTGGTGATCTTCGGTATCTTCCTCGCGGTCATCGCCCTCTACCCGTTCATCGAGTCGTGGGTGACCGGGGACAAGCGCGAGCACCACATCCTGGACCGGCCGCGCAACGCCCCGACCCGTACGGCCTTCGGTGTCGCCTGGGTCACGGCGTACATGATCATGCTGATCGGTGGTGGCAACGACATCGTCGCCACGCACTTCCACCTGTCGATCAACGCGGTCACCTGGTTCGTCCGCATCGGGTTCTTCGCCGGCCCGGTCATCGCCTTCGTGATCACCAAGCGGATCTGCCTCGGCCTCCAGCGCCGGGACAAGGAGAAGGTGCTGCACGGGCGCGAGTCCGGCATCATCAAGCGCCTGCCGCACGGTGAGTTCATCGAGGTGCACGAGCCGCTCAGCCAGGAGCAGCTGCACACGCTCACGGCCCACGAGCAGTACAAGCCGGCCGAGATCGGCCCGATGGTCGACGAGAACGGCGTCCAGCGCAAGGTGAAGCGCACGGACAAGCTGCGCGCCAAGCTCAGCAAGTCGTACTACGGCCCGGAGTCGCAGATTCCGAAGCCGACCGTCGAGGAGTACAAGGAGATCACGAGCGGCCACGGCCACCACTGA
- the qcrA gene encoding cytochrome bc1 complex Rieske iron-sulfur subunit, translating to MSSQDIPEENLPAEHGGAHAPKPADDKNPFADPGLPPHEHRIQDIDERAAKRSERTVALLFTVSMLATIGFIASFVAIPHDKSIYVWPIGHINAMNLALGLTLGVALFAIGAGAVHWARTLMSDEEVADERHPIEASPETRAKVHADFKQGAKESVIGRRKLIRNTMLGALTLVPLSGVVLLRDLGPLPGTKLRHTLWSRGKLIVNMNTNEPMRPSDIAVGSLTFAKPEGLDEHDHGFQNEIAKAALMLIRLEPEAIKDKQELEWSHEGIVAYSKICTHVGCPISLYEQQTHHALCPCHQSTFDLADGARVIFGPAGHPLPQLRIGVNDEGYLEALSDFAEPVGPAFWERG from the coding sequence ATGAGTAGCCAAGACATTCCAGAAGAGAACCTGCCCGCCGAGCACGGCGGCGCCCACGCGCCGAAGCCCGCGGACGACAAGAACCCGTTCGCGGACCCGGGCCTGCCGCCCCACGAGCACCGCATCCAGGACATCGACGAGCGGGCCGCCAAGCGGTCCGAGCGCACGGTCGCCCTGCTGTTCACGGTCTCGATGCTGGCGACCATCGGCTTCATCGCCTCGTTCGTCGCGATCCCGCACGACAAGTCGATCTACGTCTGGCCGATCGGGCACATCAACGCGATGAACCTCGCGCTGGGCCTGACCCTGGGCGTGGCGCTGTTCGCCATCGGCGCGGGCGCCGTCCACTGGGCGCGCACCCTGATGTCCGACGAGGAGGTCGCCGACGAGCGGCACCCGATCGAGGCGTCTCCCGAGACCCGTGCCAAGGTCCACGCGGACTTCAAGCAGGGCGCCAAGGAGTCGGTGATCGGCCGGCGCAAGCTGATCCGCAACACGATGCTGGGCGCGCTCACCCTGGTGCCGCTCTCCGGCGTCGTCCTGCTGCGCGACCTCGGCCCGCTGCCCGGGACCAAGCTGCGCCACACGCTGTGGTCCAGGGGCAAGCTGATCGTCAACATGAACACGAACGAGCCGATGCGTCCGTCGGACATCGCGGTCGGTTCGCTCACCTTCGCCAAGCCCGAGGGCCTGGACGAGCACGACCACGGCTTCCAGAACGAGATCGCCAAGGCGGCCCTGATGCTCATCCGGCTGGAGCCGGAGGCCATCAAGGACAAGCAGGAGCTCGAGTGGTCCCACGAGGGCATCGTGGCGTACTCGAAGATCTGCACCCACGTGGGTTGCCCGATCTCCCTGTACGAGCAGCAGACGCACCACGCGCTGTGCCCCTGCCACCAGTCCACCTTCGACCTCGCCGACGGTGCCCGGGTGATCTTCGGTCCCGCCGGTCACCCGCTGCCGCAGCTGCGCATCGGCGTGAACGACGAGGGCTACCTCGAGGCGCTCAGTGACTTCGCGGAGCCCGTCGGTCCTGCATTCTGGGAGCGCGGATGA